A region from the Vanacampus margaritifer isolate UIUO_Vmar chromosome 5, RoL_Vmar_1.0, whole genome shotgun sequence genome encodes:
- the apbb1 gene encoding amyloid beta precursor protein binding family B member 1 isoform X1 yields MGGHDDEDVRPYVANKQRDEELKKNKLNDWCEHESTGNNAKWHKEGQNQLRKVSENQQEQDHNCNISHNGNPDGEREEFPKAATREEANNILNEPLLIHAMDEDEEKEREEEDKGEKSEDVPPDGQEELRGGGREGGIPGRNACLLFANVNGTPSDDEVNWPAATQDNAADASSPNGNRDSFWDSSAFETDTDLPAGWMRVRDTSGTYYWHIPTGTTQWEPPSPLGKVGDSMLSSTMSLETTPCEEPEESWAQFSSTDEGGADGELWKEEGEAASDQSLREFEGATLRYASINLNYNCSQSDDEEKLVPLCTDLESKCFAVRSLGWVEMSEDDMAPGKSSVAVNNCIRQLSYHKHNLHDTAGIWGEGKDMLMVLENNTMNLIDPLGQTLLHTQPIGSIRVWGVGRDNGRDFAYVARDDLTQVLKCHVFRCDSPAKNIATTLHEMCSKIMMERKASKPGVSRLCSDSGKPLSVEEFPAPKNELFQRFQVFYLGSDPVLKPVGKKTFTPLHCVLSRTLTRWTMMKCLSGMDMINDALEAAVEGKDKSEWTPVSVNVAPATLTILAKQTDEVLSECRVRFLSFMGVGKDVRTFAFIMADGPRDFTCHKFWCEPNAASLSEAVQAACMLRYQKCLDARPPSLASCLPTPPADSVARRVKKGVQNLLGSLKSYRSGSQSP; encoded by the exons ATGGGCGGCCACGATGACGAGGACGTCAGGCCGTACGTGGCCAACAAGCAGCGCGACGAGGAGCTGAAGAAGAACAAGCTAAACGACTGGTGCGAGCACGAGTCAACGGGCAACAACGCCAAGTGGCACAAGGAGGGCCAGAACCAGCTGCGCAAGGTGAGCGAGAACCAGCAGGAGCAGGACCACAACTGCAACATCAGCCACAATGGCAACCCGGACGGGGAACGGGAGGAGTTCCCCAAAGCGGCCACCCGGGAAGAGGCCAACAACATCCTCAATGAGCCGCTCCTCATCCACGCCatggacgaggacgaggagaaGGAGAGGGAAGAGGAGGACAAGGGCGAGAAGTCGGAGGACGTGCCTCCGGATGGACAGGAAGAactgagaggaggaggaagagagggaGGCATCCCCGGCAGGAACGCGTGCCTCCTGTTTGCCAACGTCAACGGGACGCCGAGTGACGACGAGGTCAACTGGCCCGCCGCCACTCAGGACAACGCCGCCGATGCTTCTTCTCCCAACGGCAACAGAG ACTCCTTCTGGGACTCGAGCGCCTTTGAGACGGACACGGACCTGCCCGCCGGCTGGATGAGGGTGCGCGATACGTCGGGCACCTACTACTGGCACATCCCCACCGGCACCACCCAGTGGGAGCCCCCCTCCCCTCTGGGGAAGGTCGGCGACTCGATGCTGTCATCCACCATGTCCCTGGAGACCACCCCGTGTGAGGAGCCCGAG GAATCCTGGGCTCAGTTTTCCAGCACAGACGAAGGCGGTGCTGACGGGGAGCTGTGGAAG GAGGAAGGAGAGGCTGCGTCCGATCAAAGCCTGCGAGAATTTGAGGGGGCAACTCTACGCTATGCTTCCATCAACCTCAA TTACAACTGCTCTCAGTCTGACGATGAAGAGAAGCTGGTTCCACTCTGCACTGACTTAGAGAGCAAG TGCTTCGCAGTGCGTTCGTTGGGCTGGGTGGAGATGTCGGAGGACGACATGGCGCCGGGCAAGAGCAGCGTGGCGGTCAACAACTGCATCCGCCAGCTGTCCTACCACAAGCACAACCTGCACGACACCGCCGGCATCTGGGGAGAG GGTAAGGACATGCTGATGGTGCTGGAGAACAACACCATGAACCTGATCGACCCGCTGGGACAGACGCTGCTTCACACGCAGCCCATCGGCAGCATCCGCGTGTGGGGCGTCGGCAGAGACAACGGCAG GGATTTTGCCTACGTGGCCCGAGACGACCTGACGCAAGTCCTGAAGTGTCACGTGTTTCGCTGCGACTCGCCCGCCAAGAACATCGCCACCACTTTGCACGAGATGTGCTCCAAG ATAATGATGGAAAGAAAGGCATCCAAGCCAGGCGTGAGTCGTCTCTGCTCGGACTCGGGAAAACCGCTGTCTGTTGAGG AATTTCCAGCTCCCAAGAATGAACTTTTCCAGCGCTTCCAAGTGTTTTACCTTGGCAGCGATCCTGTGCTCAAGCCTGTGGGTAAGAAAACATTCACGCCTCTTCATTGCGTCCTCTCACGCACTCTCACACGTTGGACGATGATGAAATGTTTGTCAGGCATGGACATGATCAATGACGCTctggaggcggccgtggagggcAAAGACAAAAGCGAGTGGACGCCGGTGTCGGTCAACGTGGCGCCCGCGACGCTCACCATCCTCGCCAAGCAG ACGGACGAGGTTCTGTCAGAGTGCCGCGTGCGCTTCCTGTCTTTCATGGGCGTGGGCAAGGACGTGCGCACTTTCGCCTTCATCATGGCCGACGGTCCGCGAGACTTCACCTGCCACAAGTTCTGGTGCGAGCCGAACGCCGCCAGCCTCAGCGAGGCCGTCCAGGCCGCCTGCATG
- the apbb1 gene encoding amyloid beta precursor protein binding family B member 1 isoform X2 — MGGHDDEDVRPYVANKQRDEELKKNKLNDWCEHESTGNNAKWHKEGQNQLRKVSENQQEQDHNCNISHNGNPDGEREEFPKAATREEANNILNEPLLIHAMDEDEEKEREEEDKGEKSEDVPPDGQEELRGGGREGGIPGRNACLLFANVNGTPSDDEVNWPAATQDNAADASSPNGNRDSFWDSSAFETDTDLPAGWMRVRDTSGTYYWHIPTGTTQWEPPSPLGKVGDSMLSSTMSLETTPCEEPEESWAQFSSTDEGGADGELWKEEGEAASDQSLREFEGATLRYASINLNYNCSQSDDEEKLVPLCTDLESKCFAVRSLGWVEMSEDDMAPGKSSVAVNNCIRQLSYHKHNLHDTAGIWGEGKDMLMVLENNTMNLIDPLGQTLLHTQPIGSIRVWGVGRDNGRDFAYVARDDLTQVLKCHVFRCDSPAKNIATTLHEMCSKIMMERKASKPGVSRLCSDSGKPLSVEEFPAPKNELFQRFQVFYLGSDPVLKPVGMDMINDALEAAVEGKDKSEWTPVSVNVAPATLTILAKQTDEVLSECRVRFLSFMGVGKDVRTFAFIMADGPRDFTCHKFWCEPNAASLSEAVQAACMLRYQKCLDARPPSLASCLPTPPADSVARRVKKGVQNLLGSLKSYRSGSQSP; from the exons ATGGGCGGCCACGATGACGAGGACGTCAGGCCGTACGTGGCCAACAAGCAGCGCGACGAGGAGCTGAAGAAGAACAAGCTAAACGACTGGTGCGAGCACGAGTCAACGGGCAACAACGCCAAGTGGCACAAGGAGGGCCAGAACCAGCTGCGCAAGGTGAGCGAGAACCAGCAGGAGCAGGACCACAACTGCAACATCAGCCACAATGGCAACCCGGACGGGGAACGGGAGGAGTTCCCCAAAGCGGCCACCCGGGAAGAGGCCAACAACATCCTCAATGAGCCGCTCCTCATCCACGCCatggacgaggacgaggagaaGGAGAGGGAAGAGGAGGACAAGGGCGAGAAGTCGGAGGACGTGCCTCCGGATGGACAGGAAGAactgagaggaggaggaagagagggaGGCATCCCCGGCAGGAACGCGTGCCTCCTGTTTGCCAACGTCAACGGGACGCCGAGTGACGACGAGGTCAACTGGCCCGCCGCCACTCAGGACAACGCCGCCGATGCTTCTTCTCCCAACGGCAACAGAG ACTCCTTCTGGGACTCGAGCGCCTTTGAGACGGACACGGACCTGCCCGCCGGCTGGATGAGGGTGCGCGATACGTCGGGCACCTACTACTGGCACATCCCCACCGGCACCACCCAGTGGGAGCCCCCCTCCCCTCTGGGGAAGGTCGGCGACTCGATGCTGTCATCCACCATGTCCCTGGAGACCACCCCGTGTGAGGAGCCCGAG GAATCCTGGGCTCAGTTTTCCAGCACAGACGAAGGCGGTGCTGACGGGGAGCTGTGGAAG GAGGAAGGAGAGGCTGCGTCCGATCAAAGCCTGCGAGAATTTGAGGGGGCAACTCTACGCTATGCTTCCATCAACCTCAA TTACAACTGCTCTCAGTCTGACGATGAAGAGAAGCTGGTTCCACTCTGCACTGACTTAGAGAGCAAG TGCTTCGCAGTGCGTTCGTTGGGCTGGGTGGAGATGTCGGAGGACGACATGGCGCCGGGCAAGAGCAGCGTGGCGGTCAACAACTGCATCCGCCAGCTGTCCTACCACAAGCACAACCTGCACGACACCGCCGGCATCTGGGGAGAG GGTAAGGACATGCTGATGGTGCTGGAGAACAACACCATGAACCTGATCGACCCGCTGGGACAGACGCTGCTTCACACGCAGCCCATCGGCAGCATCCGCGTGTGGGGCGTCGGCAGAGACAACGGCAG GGATTTTGCCTACGTGGCCCGAGACGACCTGACGCAAGTCCTGAAGTGTCACGTGTTTCGCTGCGACTCGCCCGCCAAGAACATCGCCACCACTTTGCACGAGATGTGCTCCAAG ATAATGATGGAAAGAAAGGCATCCAAGCCAGGCGTGAGTCGTCTCTGCTCGGACTCGGGAAAACCGCTGTCTGTTGAGG AATTTCCAGCTCCCAAGAATGAACTTTTCCAGCGCTTCCAAGTGTTTTACCTTGGCAGCGATCCTGTGCTCAAGCCTGTGG GCATGGACATGATCAATGACGCTctggaggcggccgtggagggcAAAGACAAAAGCGAGTGGACGCCGGTGTCGGTCAACGTGGCGCCCGCGACGCTCACCATCCTCGCCAAGCAG ACGGACGAGGTTCTGTCAGAGTGCCGCGTGCGCTTCCTGTCTTTCATGGGCGTGGGCAAGGACGTGCGCACTTTCGCCTTCATCATGGCCGACGGTCCGCGAGACTTCACCTGCCACAAGTTCTGGTGCGAGCCGAACGCCGCCAGCCTCAGCGAGGCCGTCCAGGCCGCCTGCATG
- the LOC144052126 gene encoding scaffold protein ILK: MDDIFTQCREGNAVAVRLWLDNTENDLNQGDDHGFSPLHWACREGRSSVVDMLIMRGARINVMNRGDDTPLHLAASHGHRDIVGKLIQCKADTNAANEHGNTPLHYACFWGQDLVAEDLVNNGAQVSICNKYGETPMDKAKPHLRELLKEKAEKMGQNLTKIPFKDTFWKGTTRTRPRNGTLNKQAGIDYKQLSLLARINENQSGELWQGRWQGNEIVVKVLKVRDWTTRKSRDFNEEYPKLRIFSHPNVLPMLGACQSPPAPHPIIITHWMPYGSLYNVLHEGTNFVVDQTQAVKFALDIACGMAFLHTLEPMIPRHYLNSKSIMIDEDMTARISMADVKFSFQCPGRMYSPAWVAPEALQKKPEEINRRSADMWSFAVLLWELVTREVPFADLSNMEIGMKVSLEGLRPTIPPGISPHICKLMKICMNEDPAKRPKFDMIVPILEKMQDK, from the exons ATGGACGACATCTTCACGCAGTGTCGAGAAGGCAACGCGGTGGCCGTGCGCCTCTGGCTGGACAACACGGAAAATGACCTCAACCAAGG GGATGACCACGGCTTCAGCCCTCTGCACTGGGCGTGTCGGGAGGGCCGCTCCAGCGTGGTGGACATGCTCATCATGCGAGGAGCCCGCATCAACGTCATGAACCGCGGGGACGACACGCCCCTGCACCTGGCCGCCAGCCACGGACATCGCGACATTGTGGGCAAG CTGATTCAGTGCAAAGCGGACACCAACGCAGCCAACGAACACGGGAACACGCCGCTGCATTACGCCTGCTTCTGGGGACAAGACTTGGTGGCAGAG GACCTTGTGAACAACGGCGCTCAGGTGAGCATCTGTAACAAATATGGGGAAACCCCCATGGACAAAGCCAAACCTCACCTGCGAGAGCTCCTCAAAG AAAAAGCGGAGAAAATGGGGCAGAACTTGACCAAAATTCCCTTCAAGGACACCTTTTGGAAAGGCACCACCAGGACACGACCCC GCAACGGTACTTTGAACAAACAAGCAGGCATCGACTATAAGCAGCTCTCCCTGCTGGCTCGGATCAACGAGAACCAGTCTGGAGAG TTGTGGCAAGGGCGCTGGCAAGGCAACGAGATTGTGGTCAAAGTGCTGAAAGTCCGCGACTGGACCACGAGGAAAAGCAGGGACTTCAACGAGGAGTACCCCAAACTCAG GATCTTTTCCCACCCGAATGTCCTCCCCATGTTGGGAGCATGTCAGTCTCCACCTGCCCCTCACCCCATCATCATCACACACTGGATGCCTTACGGCTCCCTCTACAACGTGCTGCACGAGGGCACCA ACTTTGTGGTGGACCAGACGCAAGCGGTGAAGTTTGCTCTGGACATCGCCTGTGGGATGGCCTTCTTGCACACGCTGGAGCCGATGATCCCTCGACACTATCTCAACAGCAAGAGCATCATG ATCGATGAAGACATGACTGCCAGGATCAGCATGGCGGACGTCAAGTTCTCCTTTCAGTGTCCTGGCAGGATGTACTCGCCCGCGTGGGTCGCCCCCGAGG CCCTGCAGAAGAAGCCAGAGGAGATCAACCGGCGGTCGGCGGACATGTGGAGCTTCGCCGTGCTGCTGTGGGAGCTGGTGACCAGGGAGGTGCCCTTTGCCGACCTCTCCAACATGGAAATCGGCATGAAG gtTTCCTTGGAGGGTTTGAGACCCACCATTCCTCCCGGCATCTCGCCACACATCTGCAAGCTGATGAAGATCTGCATGAACGAGGACCCGGCCAAGAGGCCCAAGTTTGACATGATTGTGCCTATTCTGGAGAAAATGCAGGAcaagtga
- the rrp8 gene encoding uncharacterized protein rrp8 isoform X1 → MFRQYTEFVGNMFNEEEDWNDAADLLSQSVEKTKPNSSSSSNVKLKNVGKKSLLRTLQTLGSIPDWKDDGQRQPDSDSDTEDVVPHIKRKKKRGKRTKPASMTTGKQENNADDVKQKKTVAKKEKVEKKIGVEKRKKAPAGETAVKESPQMSAEDALKLSRKKWRQKMKNKRKYKNKYRPTKPEAEVEKDDQPTTRSHISSGGKQEKKTVLQKRKTSEGHHNADTSPIKRAKKETSVNGSRREAADWQPRDHKAEKLKREHLRKLLRPASPEEAEPKEEEAEPKEEEAEPKEEEAEPVALAGKEVKEERSTSLRARMEQRLEAARFRYINQFLYSSSSGEAKRMFQQDPQAFAVYHKGFTAQVRRWPANPLDAIVNYIRNKPPSLVVADFGCGDCKIALSVKNKVHNFDLVATCDLVTVCDMAHVPLQDSSVDIAVFCLSLMGTNLAAFLAEANRVLKKGGVLKIAEVASRFGNVRNFITALAKLGFKLESKDTENTHFYSFHLTKTDKAPENVKNFGLQLKACLYKKR, encoded by the exons ATGTTTAGGCAATATACAGAGTTTGTGGGGAATATGTTTAATGAAGAGGAAGACTGGAATGACGCCGCCGACTTACTCAGTCAAAGTGTTGAGAAAACGAAgccaaacagcagcagcagctccaaTGTAAAG TTAAAAAACGTGGGAAAGAAGAGTCTTCTGCGGACACTGCAGACGTTGGGCTCAATACCAGACTGGAAGGACGACGGCCAACGTCAGCCCGACAGTGACAGCGACACCGAAGATGTCGTGCCGCACatcaaaaggaagaagaaaaggggaaaaaggaCAAAACCCGCCAGTATGACGACAGGAAAGCAGGAGAACAACGCTGACGACGTCAAGCAAAAGAAAACCGTAGCCAAGAAGGAGAAAGTGGAAAAGAAAATTG GTGTCGAGAAGAGGAAAAAGGCTCCCGCAGGTGAGACGGCGGTCAAAGAAAGCCCGCAGATGTCCGCTGAAGACGCCCTGAAGTTGAGCAGGAAGAAGTGGAGACAAAAAATGAAGAACAAgaggaaatacaaaaataaataccggCCGACTAAACCTGAAGCGGAAGTCGAGAAGGACGATCAACCGACGACACGTTCACACATCAGCAGCGGCGGCAAGCAAGAGAAGAAAACCGTGTTGCAGAAAAGGAAAACGAGTGAAGGCCACCACAACGCCGACACGTCACCAATTAAAAGAGCCAAGAAGGAAACAAGTGTCAACGGTTCGAGACGAGAAGCGGCTGATTGGCAGCCGCGTGATCACAAAGCGGAGAAGTTGAAACGCGAACACCTCCGCAAGCTGCTGCGGCCGGCGAGTCCCGAGGAGGCGGAGcccaaggaggaggaggcggagcccaaggaggaggaggcggagcccaaggaggaggaggcggagcccGTTGCTTTGGCAGGCAAGGAAGTGAAAGAGGAGCGCTCGACCTCGTTGCGCGCCCGCATGGAGCAGCGGCTGGAGGCGGCTCGCTTCCGCTACATCAACCAGTTCCtgtacagcagcagcagcggcgagGCCAAGCGCATGTTCCAGCAGGACCCGCAGGCCTTCGCCGTCTATCACAAGGGCTTCACCGCGCAGGTGCGCCGCTGGCCCGCCAACCCCCTGGACGCCATCGTCAACTACATCCGAAACAA GCCGCCCTCGCTGGTGGTGGCCGACTTTGGCTGCGGCGACTGCAAGATCGCGCTCAGCGTCAAGAACAAAGTGCACAACTTCGACTTGGTGGCGACGTGCGACCTGGTGACAGTCTGCGACATGGCTcat GTCCCTCTGCAGGACAGCTCGGTGGACATTGCCGTCTTCTGCCTGTCGCTGATGGGAACCAACCTGGCGGCTTTCCTCGCCGAGGCCAACCGGGTCTTAAAAAAAGG GGGCGTGCTGAAAATCGCCGAGGTGGCGAGCCGCTTCGGCAACGTGAGGAACTTCATCACGGCGCTGGCCAAGCTGGGGTTCAAGTTGGAGTCCAAG gacACCGAGAACACTCATTTCTACTCTTTCCACTTGACCAAGACGGACaaagcgccggaaaacgtgaaGAATTTCGGCTTGCAGCTGAAGGCCTGCTTGTATAAaaagagatga
- the rrp8 gene encoding uncharacterized protein rrp8 isoform X2, which translates to MFNEEEDWNDAADLLSQSVEKTKPNSSSSSNVKLKNVGKKSLLRTLQTLGSIPDWKDDGQRQPDSDSDTEDVVPHIKRKKKRGKRTKPASMTTGKQENNADDVKQKKTVAKKEKVEKKIGVEKRKKAPAGETAVKESPQMSAEDALKLSRKKWRQKMKNKRKYKNKYRPTKPEAEVEKDDQPTTRSHISSGGKQEKKTVLQKRKTSEGHHNADTSPIKRAKKETSVNGSRREAADWQPRDHKAEKLKREHLRKLLRPASPEEAEPKEEEAEPKEEEAEPKEEEAEPVALAGKEVKEERSTSLRARMEQRLEAARFRYINQFLYSSSSGEAKRMFQQDPQAFAVYHKGFTAQVRRWPANPLDAIVNYIRNKPPSLVVADFGCGDCKIALSVKNKVHNFDLVATCDLVTVCDMAHVPLQDSSVDIAVFCLSLMGTNLAAFLAEANRVLKKGGVLKIAEVASRFGNVRNFITALAKLGFKLESKDTENTHFYSFHLTKTDKAPENVKNFGLQLKACLYKKR; encoded by the exons ATGTTTAATGAAGAGGAAGACTGGAATGACGCCGCCGACTTACTCAGTCAAAGTGTTGAGAAAACGAAgccaaacagcagcagcagctccaaTGTAAAG TTAAAAAACGTGGGAAAGAAGAGTCTTCTGCGGACACTGCAGACGTTGGGCTCAATACCAGACTGGAAGGACGACGGCCAACGTCAGCCCGACAGTGACAGCGACACCGAAGATGTCGTGCCGCACatcaaaaggaagaagaaaaggggaaaaaggaCAAAACCCGCCAGTATGACGACAGGAAAGCAGGAGAACAACGCTGACGACGTCAAGCAAAAGAAAACCGTAGCCAAGAAGGAGAAAGTGGAAAAGAAAATTG GTGTCGAGAAGAGGAAAAAGGCTCCCGCAGGTGAGACGGCGGTCAAAGAAAGCCCGCAGATGTCCGCTGAAGACGCCCTGAAGTTGAGCAGGAAGAAGTGGAGACAAAAAATGAAGAACAAgaggaaatacaaaaataaataccggCCGACTAAACCTGAAGCGGAAGTCGAGAAGGACGATCAACCGACGACACGTTCACACATCAGCAGCGGCGGCAAGCAAGAGAAGAAAACCGTGTTGCAGAAAAGGAAAACGAGTGAAGGCCACCACAACGCCGACACGTCACCAATTAAAAGAGCCAAGAAGGAAACAAGTGTCAACGGTTCGAGACGAGAAGCGGCTGATTGGCAGCCGCGTGATCACAAAGCGGAGAAGTTGAAACGCGAACACCTCCGCAAGCTGCTGCGGCCGGCGAGTCCCGAGGAGGCGGAGcccaaggaggaggaggcggagcccaaggaggaggaggcggagcccaaggaggaggaggcggagcccGTTGCTTTGGCAGGCAAGGAAGTGAAAGAGGAGCGCTCGACCTCGTTGCGCGCCCGCATGGAGCAGCGGCTGGAGGCGGCTCGCTTCCGCTACATCAACCAGTTCCtgtacagcagcagcagcggcgagGCCAAGCGCATGTTCCAGCAGGACCCGCAGGCCTTCGCCGTCTATCACAAGGGCTTCACCGCGCAGGTGCGCCGCTGGCCCGCCAACCCCCTGGACGCCATCGTCAACTACATCCGAAACAA GCCGCCCTCGCTGGTGGTGGCCGACTTTGGCTGCGGCGACTGCAAGATCGCGCTCAGCGTCAAGAACAAAGTGCACAACTTCGACTTGGTGGCGACGTGCGACCTGGTGACAGTCTGCGACATGGCTcat GTCCCTCTGCAGGACAGCTCGGTGGACATTGCCGTCTTCTGCCTGTCGCTGATGGGAACCAACCTGGCGGCTTTCCTCGCCGAGGCCAACCGGGTCTTAAAAAAAGG GGGCGTGCTGAAAATCGCCGAGGTGGCGAGCCGCTTCGGCAACGTGAGGAACTTCATCACGGCGCTGGCCAAGCTGGGGTTCAAGTTGGAGTCCAAG gacACCGAGAACACTCATTTCTACTCTTTCCACTTGACCAAGACGGACaaagcgccggaaaacgtgaaGAATTTCGGCTTGCAGCTGAAGGCCTGCTTGTATAAaaagagatga